In the genome of bacterium, the window TCCCTACCACTTCTCCCCAGTTCCCTAACCCCTGACCCCTAGACCCTAACCTCTATCCCCTATACCCTACCGTTCCCCTCGTTACCATTATAGCTTCCCCAGCCCCGTTTTTACGCCTTATTCTTGGCAAACTGCAAATTATACAGCCTGGCATAGGTCCCGCCCTTGGCCAAAAGTTCAGAATGCTTCCCGGTCTCGGTTATCCTCCCATCCTCAAGCACTATGATCCTGTCAGCCCGCTGAATGGTGGACAGCCGGTGGGCGATGACTATGGCGGTGCGGTTGTTCATCAGGTTGTTGATGGCCTGCTGGACCAGCTGTTCGGACTCGGTGTCTAAGGCCGAGGTGGCCTCGTCCAGGATCAGGATGGCCGGATTCTTCAGGATTGCCCGGGCAATGGACATCCTCTGGCGCTGGCCGCCCGAGATCTTCAACCCCCGCTCGCCGATCACTGTCTGGTAGCCGTCCGGCATCTCGGCAATGAACTGGTGGGCGTTGGCGGCCCTGGCGGCCTCCTCCACCTGGGCCTGGGAGGCCCCTGGACGCCCGTAGGCGATGTTATTGAACACTGTATCGTGGAAGAGGATGGTTTCCTGCCCGACGACTCCCAGCAGCCTCCTAAGCGATTTGGAATCCAGTTCCCGGATGTCCCTGCCGTCTATCTCTATCCTGCCCTTGGTGCAGTCGTAGAACCTGGGTATCAGGTCGGCCAAAGTGGACTTTCCGGCCCCGGAGGGGCCGACCAGGGCCAGCATCTCTCCCCTTTTGACATCCAGGTTGATGTCCCGCAGCACCAAGTCCTCGTCGTTTGGCCCGGCCCCGCCCTGTCCCCGGCTTTTATAGCTGAAGGAAACATCCCGGAAGTTCAAAGATCCCCTGAACTCGTCAATGACCGCGGCGTTGGGCAGGTCCTTCACCTCCGGCTCCAGGTCTATCAGGCCAAAGATGCGCTCGGCCGCGGCCAGCCCCTGCTGCACCACCGGGGTGACGTTGGAAAGCCCGTTCAAAGGCTGGAGCATGGAAAAGGCCCCGGCCAGGAAGACGAAGAACCTTTCCGGGCTGATGGCCCCCGTCCCGGCCACCTGGTCCCGGGCCAGCCAGATTATCACCACCCCGGCGACGGCCCCCAGGAACTCGGTCAGGGGCGGGGTCAGTCCGGCCAGGGTCTCGAACCGGAACACCGCCTTGAAATAATCCCGGTTGTAGCGGGAGAATTTGGTCTTCTCGTGCTCCTCCATGGCAAAGGTCTTTACCACCCGGATGCCGGAGATGGTCTCGGTAAGGACCGCGGTCACATCCCCCAGCTTCTCCTGCAGCCGCCTGCCCCGCCGCCTTAAGCGGCGGCCGATGACGGAGATGACCCCGATGCTTAAAGGCAGCACCAGCAAAGCGGTCAAGGCCAGCCGGGGCGCGGCGATGATTGCCAGCCCCAGGTAGACCAGGATCAGGCTGCTCTGGCGAATGATGGAGACGGTACCATCGGTGATGGCTCCCCGCACCAGCCCCACGTCGTTGGTCAGTCGGGACACCGTATTGCCGACCTTGTTCTGGTGAAAGTAAGACAGGGATAGCTTGTGCAGATGGGCGTACATCTCCTCCCGCAGGTCGGCCGTCACCTTCTGTTCGATGTAGACGGTTAATATCCTTTGCAGGTACATGAAAACATTCTTCAGGAAAAATACGCCCAGGATCACCCAGCAGAGCTTGATCAGACCGGCCAGCCGGCCGTCCTTCAACAGCCACCAAAAGGCCAGGTCTTTTACCTGGTTGACATCCAGCGACCGGACGGCGGGAGCGGTCGCGGCCAGCTGCTCCTGGGCCGGGCTGAACAATACTTTGATGAACGGGGCGATCATCCCCAGCGAAGCGCCGGAGAACAGGGCCAGCAGCCACATGCAAAACACCGCCAGCCCGAACTGCTTCCAGTAGGGCTTTAAGTGAAAGATAAGCCTGAGATAAAGTTTCATCGGTTTTGAAAATAAATAATCTTGACGCGGCAGGCAATTTGTGATAATTTTAACGGTATGTCGTTTACCAATGAAGATACTATAGTTAAAAGACCGGTTAGGAAATATTTTTTGACCGGCCTGGTGGTGATGCTGCCGATACTGCTGACCGCCTACCTGCTTTGGTTCCTGTTCACCTGGAGCGGGCAGATATTCGGCCAGCTGCTGGTCTATGTCCCCTACCTTCAGGACATCCCCCGGACGGTCAGGCTGCTGGTGGGTTTTGTGCTGCTGGTGCTGGTCATTTATACGGTGGGCTTCCTGGCCTCGCACCTGATCGGCCGGCGGCTGTTGAACGTCTGGGACAACTTCATCTCCCGGGTGCCCCTGGCCCGGCTGGTCTACGGCACCACCAAGCAGTTCACCGATAACTTCTTCAGCAACCGCTTCGCCTTCCGCCAGGTGGTGGCGGTGGAGTATCCCCGCCCCGGCACTTACGCCCTGGGATTCCTTACTTCGGACAAAACATGGGAAATGGAGAACGGCACAGAGGTCCATACAGTCTACCTGCCCAACACCCCCAATCCCACCGGCGGCCGGATAATGCTGGTGCCGCCCCGGCGGCTGTTGCGGGTGAAGATGTCGGTGGAGGAAGCCCTGAAACTGATCGTCTCCGGAGGAATGGTCTCCCCCAAAAACCTAACCATCGCCAACTCATTGGACAAACCTGATGCTTCCGATAAAAGAACTGCTGGCAAAGCTAAAGCTAAAAGATCCCGATAAGCCGGCCTCCCTGGAGCTGCAGCAATTTTTGGACCGGGCCGTGGCCCGGAACGCGCTTACCCGGGAGGAGGGGCATATGATGAAGCGGGTGTTGTCGCTGTCCCAGACCCCGCTCTGGGAGGTGATGATCCCCCTGCCCCAGGTCTCGTCCATAGAAGCCTCGGCCAAGGTGGACCAGATAATAGAGCTTTGCCTGAAGTCGGGACACTCCCGGTTTCCGGTCTATGAAAAGACCCCGGACAACATCATCGGGATCATCCACGTCAAGGAAGTTTTAAGGCTTTGGCGCAAAAGGTCCGGCAGCTTGCGGGCGGTGGAGTTCATCCGGCTGCCGGTGTTCCTGCCCCAGACCATCAAGGTCTCCCAGGCCCTGTCCGAGTTCCGCAAAAAAAGGATATCCATCGCCCTGGCCATCAATGAATACGGCGCCCCTTCCGGCCTGATCACCAGCGAGGACCTGGTGGAAGAGATCGTGGGCCAGATGCAGGACGAACTGGACCGGGAATATCAGTACTTAAAGCAACTGGATACCCGCTCTTTTCTGGCCGATGCCCGGATGCCTTTGGAAAAGTTTGCCTGCCAGTTCAAGATCAAAACCAACTCCAAGGCCCACAGCCTGGCCGGGTTCCTGTTCGAAGAACTGCAGTGCATCCCCCTGCCCGGCGAAAGCTTCAGGCTTCAGGGCCTGGACTTTACGGTCACCGAGGGCACGGCCAGCAAGATATACAAGGTAAAAGTATCCCCCGGCAAGAAATAGCTCTGGGAATCTATAAGGAATCCAGGAAACCAGGAAACAATTCCTGCATTCCCCATCTGCGTTTCACTTTGGCGGACAGGCTGGGTTCCTGATAAAAGAATTTGGTTCCTTTATAACTTTTTATTTTTCTTCCCCGTCTTCAGCCGGCCCGGCCTCAGGTTCCTGAGCCGGGCTTTCTTCATTAACGGCTTCCGGATGGGATCCGCCGGGGCCTTCTTCGCTAATGACGACTGGAGATTCAAAGGGGACCTCCTCCTGGGTTCCGTAACCGGAAAGCCTCTTCAATCCCAGCTCGGCATCGATCTCGGCGTCCATTTTTTCCTTTTCCGCCTGCTTGGATTTAAGGTACTCCTCCAGTTCCTCTATCCGGGGCAGGTCCGACAGCGAGCTCAGCCCGAAATAGCGCAAAAACTCCGGAGTGGTGCCGAACAGCACCGGCTTGCCGGGCCGGTTGTCGTGGCCCACGGCGGTGATCAGGTTGCGCTCCAGCAGGGTGGCCGTCACCCCGTCCACGTTCACCCCGCGGATGCTCTCCATGTCGGCCTTGATGATGGGCTGCTTGTAGGCCACAATGCCCAATGTCTCCAGGGAAGCGGCGGTAAGCCGGGACACCCGCCGGCCCCGGAACAGCTCGCCCACCCACTTGGAATATTCCGGCCTGGTGTATATCTGGAATCCCCCGGCCAGCTCCACCAGGGAAAAGCTGTGGCCGTCACGTTCGTATTCGTCCTTAAGCTCGTGCAGCAGCTGCCGCAATATCTTGATGTCTATCTCGCCCAGGGTGGACTTGATCTTGGAGACGGGCAGCGGGATGTCGGTGGCAAACAACAGGGCTTCGATTATCCTCTTGGCTTCGGTGCGGTCCATAAGCAATTCCTTATCAAACGGTGTCGGGTTTATTATTGGATAAATTTAGATATTCAGCCGCTCATTCCATAGGCGAATCTGCCTATATGAACTTGCTTTTTGTGATTTATGTGCTTTATGTGGTCAATTCCGGATAGCTATCGCTAAAATATAGCTTGACTTTAATGGTATGATATGATATTTTTATATGCTTTGTAAAGAGAAAACTAACGACTAATCAATAATCAACAAAATTTATTTGGAGGGAATCAAGTTGGCAGAGACTAAAAAAAGGAATACCAAGAAAAAAATAAATTCTGCGGTAAAACGGGCCCGTCAGGCCATCAAGCGAAGAACCG includes:
- a CDS encoding ABC transporter ATP-binding protein; this translates as MKLYLRLIFHLKPYWKQFGLAVFCMWLLALFSGASLGMIAPFIKVLFSPAQEQLAATAPAVRSLDVNQVKDLAFWWLLKDGRLAGLIKLCWVILGVFFLKNVFMYLQRILTVYIEQKVTADLREEMYAHLHKLSLSYFHQNKVGNTVSRLTNDVGLVRGAITDGTVSIIRQSSLILVYLGLAIIAAPRLALTALLVLPLSIGVISVIGRRLRRRGRRLQEKLGDVTAVLTETISGIRVVKTFAMEEHEKTKFSRYNRDYFKAVFRFETLAGLTPPLTEFLGAVAGVVIIWLARDQVAGTGAISPERFFVFLAGAFSMLQPLNGLSNVTPVVQQGLAAAERIFGLIDLEPEVKDLPNAAVIDEFRGSLNFRDVSFSYKSRGQGGAGPNDEDLVLRDINLDVKRGEMLALVGPSGAGKSTLADLIPRFYDCTKGRIEIDGRDIRELDSKSLRRLLGVVGQETILFHDTVFNNIAYGRPGASQAQVEEAARAANAHQFIAEMPDGYQTVIGERGLKISGGQRQRMSIARAILKNPAILILDEATSALDTESEQLVQQAINNLMNNRTAIVIAHRLSTIQRADRIIVLEDGRITETGKHSELLAKGGTYARLYNLQFAKNKA
- the scpB gene encoding SMC-Scp complex subunit ScpB, which encodes MDRTEAKRIIEALLFATDIPLPVSKIKSTLGEIDIKILRQLLHELKDEYERDGHSFSLVELAGGFQIYTRPEYSKWVGELFRGRRVSRLTAASLETLGIVAYKQPIIKADMESIRGVNVDGVTATLLERNLITAVGHDNRPGKPVLFGTTPEFLRYFGLSSLSDLPRIEELEEYLKSKQAEKEKMDAEIDAELGLKRLSGYGTQEEVPFESPVVISEEGPGGSHPEAVNEESPAQEPEAGPAEDGEEK
- a CDS encoding DUF502 domain-containing protein, whose translation is MSFTNEDTIVKRPVRKYFLTGLVVMLPILLTAYLLWFLFTWSGQIFGQLLVYVPYLQDIPRTVRLLVGFVLLVLVIYTVGFLASHLIGRRLLNVWDNFISRVPLARLVYGTTKQFTDNFFSNRFAFRQVVAVEYPRPGTYALGFLTSDKTWEMENGTEVHTVYLPNTPNPTGGRIMLVPPRRLLRVKMSVEEALKLIVSGGMVSPKNLTIANSLDKPDASDKRTAGKAKAKRSR
- a CDS encoding hemolysin family protein, whose amino-acid sequence is MLPIKELLAKLKLKDPDKPASLELQQFLDRAVARNALTREEGHMMKRVLSLSQTPLWEVMIPLPQVSSIEASAKVDQIIELCLKSGHSRFPVYEKTPDNIIGIIHVKEVLRLWRKRSGSLRAVEFIRLPVFLPQTIKVSQALSEFRKKRISIALAINEYGAPSGLITSEDLVEEIVGQMQDELDREYQYLKQLDTRSFLADARMPLEKFACQFKIKTNSKAHSLAGFLFEELQCIPLPGESFRLQGLDFTVTEGTASKIYKVKVSPGKK